The Engraulis encrasicolus isolate BLACKSEA-1 chromosome 22, IST_EnEncr_1.0, whole genome shotgun sequence genome includes a region encoding these proteins:
- the LOC134438552 gene encoding ribonuclease-like 3: protein MRMQSLLLPLLLLAAVVQRAQGQTPEVKERYNKFVKQHINGNMNEYICDREISTRKITQTGSNDCKETNTFIQASSQLVTRICGDAGTHYRDNLFKSNQPFPIITCKHTGGLRHPKCTYRGKKSTRYIAIACEGGWPVHYDDDDLVIFP from the coding sequence ATGAGGATGCAGAGCCTGCTGCTTCCCCTGCTGCTCCTTGCAGCTGTGGTCCAGAGGGCTCAGGGCCAGACACCAGAGGTCAAGGAGCGCTACAACAAGTTTGTCAAACAGCACATCAACGGCAACATGAACGAGTACATCTGCGACCGTGAGATAAGCACGCGCAAGATCACGCAGACAGGCAGCAACGACTGCAAGGAGACCAACACCTTCATCCAGGCCTCCTCTCAGCTGGTGACGCGCATCTGCGGAGATGCAGGGACACACTACCGTGACAATCTGTTCAAGAGCAACCAGCCCTTTCCCATCATAACCTGCAAGCACACTGGAGGATTGCGACACCCCAAGTGTACATATCGGGGCAAAAAGAGTACTCGCTACATCGCCATTGCATGCGAAGGAGGCTGGCCAGTACACTACGACGATGATGACCTGGTCATCTTCCCGTGA